In one Flammeovirga yaeyamensis genomic region, the following are encoded:
- a CDS encoding leucine-rich repeat domain-containing protein: MRQIIGYKCLFIFLLIHLSCNNTKANLNKTTPYLQYLESKYKDSNFWISEDGMYGVSFRGYTDDLSEWHKDIILKSDSIDFFAIKQYPQFSRNFHYLEKLKNLKTLKINNGNISNIPDFVINLKYLEYLVLDNNNIKEIPKNINQLNKLKKLKLNNNKITMLPNSICNITTLEELTFSGNLITEIPKNIGNLKNLKGLSLDYNKYLKSIPESIKKLNKLSTLSFDSCTSLISYPKNLEDMKNLKRLSFQDMYLEDGDIPEFVWKSTHIKSLNLENNKLTELPKEIGNLINLETLLVNKNYLTSLPEEIGNCTKINTLWVDGNRLKTLPKSICNIEMIDSFYSRYNPWEWLPECVDDGTFRLRSGNVPGVERR; the protein is encoded by the coding sequence ATGCGTCAGATTATTGGTTATAAATGTCTTTTCATTTTTTTATTAATACACCTATCGTGTAATAATACAAAAGCAAATCTCAATAAAACTACACCATATTTACAATACCTTGAATCAAAATATAAAGATTCAAATTTTTGGATAAGTGAAGATGGAATGTATGGTGTTTCATTTAGAGGTTATACTGATGACTTAAGCGAATGGCATAAGGATATTATTTTAAAAAGCGATTCTATTGATTTTTTTGCTATTAAACAATATCCTCAATTTTCGAGAAATTTTCACTATTTAGAAAAACTTAAAAACTTAAAAACACTAAAAATTAATAATGGTAATATTTCAAACATACCAGATTTTGTAATTAATCTAAAATATCTAGAATATTTAGTTTTAGATAATAATAATATTAAAGAAATACCCAAGAATATTAATCAATTAAATAAGCTAAAAAAACTAAAATTAAATAATAATAAGATAACAATGCTTCCTAATAGTATTTGTAACATTACAACATTGGAGGAGTTAACATTTTCAGGAAATTTAATTACTGAAATCCCGAAAAATATTGGCAACTTAAAGAACCTAAAAGGTTTATCCTTAGATTATAATAAATATCTCAAAAGCATACCAGAATCGATCAAAAAACTAAATAAGTTATCAACTCTTTCTTTCGATAGTTGTACCTCACTAATTAGTTATCCAAAGAACTTAGAGGATATGAAAAATCTTAAAAGACTCTCATTTCAAGATATGTACCTTGAAGATGGAGATATTCCTGAATTTGTTTGGAAATCAACTCACATTAAAAGTTTAAACTTAGAAAACAACAAACTTACAGAACTTCCTAAAGAGATAGGAAATTTGATCAATTTAGAGACGCTGTTGGTAAACAAGAACTATCTCACTTCCTTACCAGAAGAAATTGGTAACTGTACAAAAATCAATACACTTTGGGTAGATGGAAACAGGTTAAAAACACTACCGAAAAGTATATGTAATATCGAAATGATTGATTCTTTTTATAGTCGTTATAATCCTTGGGAATGGCTACCAGAATGTGTGGATGATGGAACATTTAGATTAAGGAGTGGGAATGTTCCTGGTGTGGAGAGAAGGTAG
- a CDS encoding ATP-binding protein has translation MSKEVIKLKNNNPMLADIQTTPSQLELTKRLTNFKELLHHVIYNPHESKENIFEKMTPFEYNSNLKSIVLDNGLGVYDELFLLFTYSWKYHAEYFIPLIKELKELENKIEYNGVFDEKLGVYIPTVKTFLKLFVSEEQSVEVFKYLTNKDHFFIKQGVIYLTSDTSGVIKDLLYATPQISQTYVEFLNGATQPRLDHELDFPAKLIQPTLTFDQVILPEKTQTSLHSLEQMMELRSRLTSHQFDQLKIKKSTIVVFSGAPGTGKSITATTLGEKYNMPTYTLELSKVVSRYIGEFEKSMDKVFDRLDGQNVILLIDEADAIFAKRSTDVKDTRDKYANQEMSYLLQRIERYNGIVILTTNVSDIRKHIDKAMLRRVELIIDFPFPLYAERKQLWSLSLPQGYEYKEGVVDHIAENYQLNGSNISNIASSLMVECILQDKKEISLEEVLPKIQHELYKRSAKFTECKDSSHTAIEQRTGGGVLSGLGSRLSF, from the coding sequence ATGTCGAAAGAGGTTATAAAATTGAAGAATAATAATCCAATGCTAGCAGATATTCAAACAACCCCCAGCCAATTAGAACTTACTAAACGTCTAACTAATTTTAAAGAACTTCTGCATCATGTGATTTATAACCCACATGAATCAAAAGAAAATATCTTTGAAAAGATGACTCCTTTTGAATATAATTCAAACCTTAAATCTATTGTATTGGATAATGGTTTAGGGGTGTATGATGAATTATTTTTACTGTTCACTTACTCTTGGAAATATCATGCTGAGTATTTTATACCTCTAATCAAGGAGCTAAAAGAACTAGAAAATAAGATAGAATATAATGGTGTCTTTGATGAAAAATTGGGTGTATATATCCCCACTGTTAAAACATTTCTAAAGCTTTTTGTATCAGAAGAGCAATCTGTCGAAGTGTTTAAATACCTCACCAATAAAGATCACTTTTTCATCAAACAAGGAGTTATTTATTTAACATCAGATACTAGTGGAGTCATTAAAGATTTGTTGTATGCTACACCTCAAATCTCTCAAACATATGTCGAATTCTTAAATGGAGCTACTCAACCCCGTTTAGATCACGAATTGGATTTTCCTGCTAAATTAATTCAACCAACACTTACTTTCGATCAAGTTATTTTACCAGAAAAGACGCAAACTTCTTTACATTCTTTGGAGCAAATGATGGAGTTAAGAAGTAGACTAACTTCACATCAATTTGATCAATTAAAAATTAAGAAAAGTACTATTGTTGTATTCTCAGGAGCACCCGGAACAGGTAAGTCTATTACTGCTACTACCTTAGGTGAGAAATACAATATGCCTACTTATACTTTGGAACTTTCTAAAGTGGTTTCAAGATATATAGGTGAATTTGAAAAATCTATGGATAAAGTGTTTGATCGTTTAGATGGACAAAATGTGATCCTATTAATAGATGAAGCAGACGCTATTTTTGCAAAAAGATCTACTGATGTAAAAGACACAAGAGACAAATATGCCAATCAGGAAATGTCCTATTTGCTTCAAAGAATCGAACGATATAATGGCATCGTGATCCTCACCACCAATGTTTCCGATATCCGAAAACATATCGACAAAGCCATGCTTAGAAGGGTAGAGCTGATCATCGATTTTCCATTTCCATTATATGCAGAACGAAAGCAATTATGGTCGTTAAGTTTGCCTCAAGGATACGAATATAAAGAAGGTGTGGTAGATCATATCGCAGAAAACTACCAATTAAATGGATCCAATATCAGTAATATTGCTTCTTCATTAATGGTAGAATGTATTCTCCAAGACAAAAAAGAAATCAGTTTGGAAGAAGTACTGCCAAAAATCCAACATGAACTATACAAAAGAAGTGCAAAGTTTACGGAATGTAAAGACAGTTCTCATACAGCTATAGAACAAAGAACTGGCGGTGGAGTTTTGAGTGGGTTGGGGAGTAGGTTGAGTTTTTAA
- a CDS encoding leucine-rich repeat domain-containing protein, with product MRQIIGYRILNILLSITLFSCYFINDEQKQNNEFIESLKEKYPNSNIGIWKDNKYGINFHSNDSLSNWYFDIVEKKDSITLITFDNFHELKNSLNFLKEFPYLEVLIIENCDLNIIPNFFLDYKKLEYLKLQNNNIENVPKEIYKLNRLKKIYLHNNKIEYLPNSICNITSLQELTFSGNLIKKIPKNIGKLKNITAISFDFNPYLTEIPKSITELNKLKYLYFDSCVSLNKYPDGIEKMETLHTLSFKKMNLKDGDIPDFVWKCTRIKDLSFRDNNLTQLPKEIGNLVKLEVLMLNNNNLTSLPEEIGNCTKINTLWVDGNRLKTLPRSICNIEMIDSFYSRYNPWEWLPECVDDGTFRLRSGNVPGVERR from the coding sequence ATGCGTCAGATTATTGGCTATAGGATATTAAATATATTATTATCCATTACATTATTTTCATGTTATTTCATTAATGATGAACAGAAACAAAATAATGAATTTATTGAAAGTCTTAAAGAAAAATATCCAAATAGTAATATTGGTATTTGGAAAGATAACAAATATGGAATTAATTTTCACTCTAATGATTCTTTATCAAATTGGTATTTCGATATTGTAGAAAAAAAAGACTCTATTACACTAATAACATTTGATAATTTTCATGAATTGAAAAATTCATTGAATTTTTTAAAAGAATTTCCATATCTCGAAGTATTGATTATTGAAAATTGTGATTTAAACATTATTCCAAACTTCTTTTTAGATTATAAAAAGTTAGAATATTTGAAATTACAAAATAATAACATTGAAAATGTCCCAAAAGAAATTTATAAACTAAATAGGTTAAAAAAAATATACTTACATAACAATAAAATAGAATATTTACCCAATAGTATATGTAACATAACTTCATTACAGGAATTAACTTTTTCAGGAAATTTGATTAAGAAAATCCCTAAAAACATAGGTAAATTGAAAAATATCACTGCGATTTCTTTTGATTTCAATCCATATCTAACAGAAATACCTAAATCAATTACTGAATTGAACAAGTTGAAATATTTATATTTTGACAGTTGTGTTTCATTAAACAAATATCCTGACGGTATTGAAAAAATGGAAACGTTACACACTTTATCCTTTAAAAAAATGAACTTAAAAGATGGAGATATTCCGGACTTTGTTTGGAAATGTACACGAATTAAGGATTTAAGTTTTAGAGATAACAACCTCACACAACTCCCAAAAGAAATTGGCAATTTAGTTAAATTGGAGGTATTAATGCTTAATAATAACAATCTCACTTCCTTACCAGAAGAAATTGGTAACTGTACAAAAATCAATACACTTTGGGTAGATGGAAACAGGTTAAAAACACTCCCGAGAAGTATATGCAATATCGAAATGATTGATTCTTTTTATAGTCGTTATAATCCTTGGGAATGGCTACCAGAATGTGTGGATGATGGAACTTTTAGATTAAGAAGTGGGAATGTTCCTGGTGTGGAGAGAAGATAG
- a CDS encoding leucine-rich repeat domain-containing protein, giving the protein MINKLFIIILLFFFSCSTKDNLEQKLNKDDSDIIKKIQEKYADKIKFSINENHVSCVDLIEIGELESFPNEINQLTKLDSIIISKTNINDKIIDLRGINGLKFLDLSHLNLSNYQLYLNDGIEEITLYYCNFDKFPESIKNADLKKISFYSLGEEYENIFPKTLTYPNLEEIKFSRVNFYNYPDLFSNKLRKIELFNNETLKELPKSYFKNSFETVKFLACEKLSNLDGLLKNSQESLKYFDFNDIYDMTTIPFDDLKKCKNLEDLRISGQYWNHMKDESVYDIFYGFKNLKTLIYRDLPVERILPEIKNLQKLEYLSFYGCYIKTVPKEIRDLPNLEALILTGTSVESLPAEMFDVDRVNKTRLEVDGGWGVIPEFLSEKDVERGYKIEE; this is encoded by the coding sequence ATGATAAATAAACTATTTATAATAATACTACTATTCTTTTTCTCATGTTCTACAAAAGATAATTTAGAACAGAAATTAAATAAGGATGATTCTGACATAATTAAAAAAATTCAAGAAAAATATGCTGATAAAATAAAGTTTTCAATAAATGAAAACCATGTGTCTTGTGTTGATTTAATTGAGATTGGGGAATTAGAATCTTTTCCGAATGAAATAAATCAATTAACAAAATTAGATTCTATTATAATCTCTAAAACAAACATTAATGATAAAATAATTGATTTAAGAGGTATAAATGGCCTAAAATTTTTAGATTTAAGCCATCTTAATTTAAGTAATTATCAGTTATATCTAAATGATGGTATTGAGGAAATAACATTATATTATTGCAATTTTGATAAATTTCCTGAATCAATAAAAAATGCAGATTTAAAAAAAATATCTTTTTACAGTTTAGGAGAAGAGTATGAAAATATTTTTCCTAAAACTTTGACTTATCCAAATCTTGAAGAAATAAAATTTAGTAGAGTAAACTTCTATAATTACCCTGATCTTTTTAGTAATAAACTAAGAAAAATAGAGCTTTTTAATAATGAAACTCTTAAAGAACTTCCTAAAAGTTATTTCAAAAATAGTTTCGAAACAGTAAAATTCTTAGCATGTGAAAAGCTTTCTAACCTCGACGGGTTACTAAAAAATAGCCAAGAATCATTAAAGTATTTCGATTTTAATGATATATATGATATGACTACCATACCCTTCGATGATTTAAAAAAGTGCAAAAACTTAGAAGATCTTCGTATAAGTGGCCAATATTGGAATCATATGAAGGATGAAAGTGTGTATGATATCTTTTATGGTTTCAAAAACTTAAAAACTTTAATTTATAGAGATCTTCCAGTAGAAAGAATATTACCAGAGATAAAAAATCTTCAAAAATTGGAGTATTTATCTTTTTATGGTTGTTATATTAAAACAGTACCAAAAGAAATTAGAGATCTTCCAAATCTTGAAGCTTTAATTTTGACTGGAACCAGTGTTGAGTCCCTTCCAGCAGAAATGTTTGATGTCGATAGAGTAAATAAAACGCGACTAGAAGTAGATGGAGGATGGGGTGTGATCCCAGAATTTTTAAGTGAAAAAGATGTCGAAAGAGGTTATAAAATTGAAGAATAA
- a CDS encoding leucine-rich repeat domain-containing protein, whose translation MINKLLIISLLFFFSCSNKKSIEQKLNKNDYEIISKISEKFKDKIKFSISGDHVSKVVLFELGEIETFPKEIYNFTNLDSLLINKTTIIDNKIDLRSIKGLKYLDFTELNLNDYQLIFNESINEIVIYYCTFEKFPESIKNADLKKISFYNLGKEYEKILPKKLTYPNLEEINFSSVQLNNYPDIISNKLKKLELYNNETLKELPQSYSKHKFTTIELLNCENLSNLNGLLKNSQESLKYFDFSKMNDMATIPFDDLKKCKNLEDLRISGQYWNHMKDESVYDVFYGFKNLKTLIYRDLPVERILPEIKNLQKLEYLSFYGCYIKTVPKEIRDLPNLEALILTGTSVESLPAEMFDVDRVNKTRLEVDGGWGVIPEFLSEEDVERGYKIEE comes from the coding sequence ATGATAAATAAACTATTAATAATATCTCTATTATTCTTTTTCTCCTGCTCTAATAAAAAAAGTATAGAACAGAAATTAAATAAGAATGATTATGAAATTATATCTAAAATAAGTGAAAAGTTTAAGGACAAAATAAAATTTTCAATTTCTGGAGATCACGTCTCTAAAGTTGTATTATTTGAACTTGGTGAAATAGAAACATTTCCAAAAGAGATTTATAATTTCACTAATTTAGATTCACTTTTAATTAATAAAACAACAATTATTGATAATAAAATAGATTTAAGAAGTATTAAAGGATTAAAGTATTTAGATTTTACTGAACTTAATTTAAATGACTATCAATTAATTTTTAATGAAAGTATTAATGAAATAGTAATATATTATTGCACTTTTGAAAAATTTCCTGAATCAATAAAAAATGCAGATTTAAAAAAGATATCATTTTATAATTTGGGTAAAGAATATGAAAAGATACTACCTAAAAAACTTACATACCCAAATTTGGAGGAGATCAATTTTAGTAGTGTTCAATTGAATAATTACCCTGATATTATTAGCAATAAACTTAAAAAATTAGAATTGTATAATAATGAAACCCTTAAAGAACTTCCTCAAAGTTATTCTAAACATAAGTTTACAACTATAGAATTATTGAATTGTGAGAATCTTTCAAACTTAAATGGGTTACTAAAAAACAGCCAAGAATCATTAAAGTATTTTGACTTTAGTAAGATGAACGATATGGCTACTATCCCTTTCGATGATTTAAAAAAGTGCAAAAACTTAGAAGATCTTCGTATAAGTGGCCAATATTGGAATCATATGAAGGATGAAAGTGTGTATGATGTCTTTTATGGTTTCAAAAACTTAAAAACTTTAATTTATAGAGATCTTCCTGTAGAAAGAATCTTACCAGAGATAAAAAATCTTCAAAAATTGGAGTATTTATCTTTTTATGGTTGTTATATTAAAACAGTACCAAAAGAAATTAGAGATCTTCCAAATCTTGAAGCTTTAATTTTGACTGGAACCAGTGTTGAGTCCCTTCCAGCAGAAATGTTTGATGTCGATAGAGTAAATAAAACGCGACTAGAAGTAGATGGAGGATGGGGTGTAATCCCAGAATTTTTAAGTGAAGAAGATGTAGAAAGAGGTTATAAAATTGAAGAATAA
- a CDS encoding ATP-binding protein has protein sequence MKNNNPMLADIQTNPSQLELNKRLTNFKELLHHVIYNPYESKENIFEKMTPFEHDSNLKSIVMDNGLGLYDELFLLFTYSWKYHAEYFIPLIKELKELENKIEYNGVFDEKLGVYIPTVKTFLKLFVSEEQSVEVFKYLTNKDHFFIKQGVIYLTTDTSGVIKYLLYATPQISQTYVEFLNGTTQPRLDHELDFPAKLIQPTLTFDQVILPEKTQTSLHSLEQMMELRSRLTSHQFDQLKIKKSTIVVFSGAPGTGKSITATTLGEKYNMPTYTLELSKVVSRYIGEFEKSMDKVFYRLDGQNVILLIDEADAIFAKRSTDVKDTRDKYANQEMSYLLQRIERYNGIMILTTNVSDIRKHIDKAMLRRVELIIDFPFPLYAERKQLWSLSLPQGYEYKEGVVDHIAENYQLNGSNISNIASSLMVECILQDKKEISLEEVLPKIQHELYKRSAKFTECKDSSHTAIEQRTGGGVLSGLGSRLNF, from the coding sequence TTGAAGAATAATAATCCGATGTTAGCAGATATTCAAACAAACCCCAGCCAATTAGAACTAAATAAACGTCTAACTAATTTTAAAGAACTTCTTCATCATGTGATTTATAACCCATATGAATCAAAAGAAAATATCTTTGAGAAGATGACTCCTTTTGAGCATGATTCAAACCTTAAATCTATTGTAATGGATAATGGTTTAGGGTTGTATGATGAATTATTTTTACTGTTCACTTACTCTTGGAAATATCACGCTGAGTATTTTATTCCTCTAATCAAGGAGCTAAAAGAACTAGAAAATAAGATAGAATATAATGGTGTCTTTGATGAAAAATTGGGTGTTTATATTCCTACTGTTAAAACATTTCTAAAGCTTTTTGTTTCAGAAGAGCAATCTGTCGAAGTGTTTAAATACCTCACCAATAAAGATCACTTTTTCATCAAACAAGGAGTCATTTATTTAACAACAGATACTAGTGGAGTCATCAAATATTTGTTGTATGCTACACCTCAAATTTCCCAGACCTACGTCGAATTTTTAAATGGTACTACTCAACCTCGTTTAGATCACGAATTGGATTTTCCTGCTAAATTAATTCAACCAACACTTACTTTCGATCAAGTTATTTTACCAGAAAAGACGCAAACTTCTTTACATTCTTTGGAGCAAATGATGGAGTTAAGAAGTAGACTAACTTCACATCAATTTGATCAATTAAAAATTAAGAAAAGTACTATTGTGGTATTCTCAGGAGCACCCGGAACAGGTAAGTCTATTACTGCTACTACCTTAGGTGAGAAATACAATATGCCTACTTATACTTTGGAACTTTCTAAAGTGGTATCCAGGTATATAGGTGAATTTGAAAAATCTATGGATAAAGTGTTTTATCGTTTAGATGGACAAAATGTGATCCTATTAATAGATGAAGCAGATGCTATTTTTGCAAAAAGATCTACTGATGTAAAAGACACAAGAGACAAATATGCCAATCAGGAAATGTCCTATTTGCTTCAAAGAATCGAACGATATAATGGCATCATGATCCTCACCACCAATGTTTCCGATATCCGAAAACATATCGACAAAGCCATGCTTAGAAGAGTAGAACTGATCATCGATTTTCCATTCCCATTGTATGCAGAACGAAAGCAATTATGGTCGTTAAGTTTACCTCAAGGATATGAATATAAAGAAGGTGTGGTAGATCATATCGCAGAAAACTACCAACTGAATGGATCCAATATCAGTAATATTGCCTCTTCATTAATGGTAGAATGTATTCTTCAAGACAAAAAAGAAATCAGTTTGGAAGAAGTACTGCCAAAAATCCAACATGAACTATATAAAAGAAGTGCAAAGTTTACGGAATGTAAAGACAGTTCTCATACAGCTATAGAACAAAGAACTGGAGGTGGAGTTTTGAGTGGGTTGGGGAGTAGGTTGAATTTCTAA
- a CDS encoding ATP-binding protein has translation MKNNNPMLADIQTNPSQLELNKRLTNFKELLHHVIYNPHESKENIFEKMTPFEHDSNLKSIVMDNGLGLYDELFLLFTYSWKYHAEYFIPLIKELKELENKIEYNGVFDEKLGVYIPTVKTFLKLFVSEEQSVEVFKYLTNKDHFFIKQGVIYLTSDTSGVIKDLLYATPQISQTYVEFLNGTTQPRLDHELDFPAKLTQPTLTFDQVILPEKTQTSLHSLEQMMELRSRLTSHQFDQLKIKKSTVVVFSGAPGTGKSITATTLGEKYNMPTYTLELSKVVSRYIGEFEKSMDKVFYRLDGQNVILLIDEADAIFAKRSTDVKDTRDKYANQEMSYLLQRIERYNGIVILTTNVSDIRKHIDKAMLRRVELIIDFPFPLYAERKQLWSLSLPQGYEYKDGVVEHIAENYQLNGSNISNIASSLMVECILQDKKEISLEEVLPKIQHELYKRSAKFTECKDSSHTAIEQRTGGGVLSGLGSRLSF, from the coding sequence TTGAAGAATAATAATCCGATGTTAGCAGATATTCAAACAAACCCCAGCCAATTAGAACTAAATAAACGTCTAACTAATTTTAAAGAACTTCTTCATCATGTGATTTATAACCCACATGAATCAAAAGAAAATATCTTTGAGAAGATGACTCCTTTTGAGCATGATTCAAACCTTAAATCTATTGTAATGGATAATGGTTTAGGGTTGTATGATGAATTATTTTTACTGTTCACTTACTCTTGGAAATATCACGCTGAGTATTTTATACCTCTAATCAAGGAGCTAAAAGAACTAGAAAATAAGATAGAATATAATGGTGTCTTTGATGAAAAATTGGGTGTTTATATTCCTACTGTTAAAACATTTCTAAAGCTTTTTGTATCAGAAGAGCAATCTGTCGAAGTGTTTAAATACCTCACCAATAAAGATCACTTTTTCATCAAACAAGGAGTTATTTATTTAACATCAGATACTAGTGGAGTCATAAAAGATTTGTTGTATGCTACACCTCAAATTTCCCAGACCTACGTCGAATTTTTAAATGGTACTACTCAACCTCGTTTAGATCACGAATTGGATTTTCCTGCTAAATTAACTCAACCAACACTTACTTTCGATCAAGTTATTTTACCAGAAAAGACGCAAACTTCTTTACATTCTTTGGAGCAAATGATGGAGTTAAGAAGTAGACTAACTTCACATCAATTTGATCAATTAAAAATTAAGAAAAGTACTGTTGTGGTATTCTCAGGAGCACCCGGAACAGGTAAGTCTATTACTGCTACTACCTTAGGTGAGAAATACAATATGCCTACTTATACTTTGGAACTTTCTAAAGTGGTATCCAGGTATATAGGTGAATTTGAAAAATCTATGGATAAAGTGTTTTATCGTTTAGATGGACAAAATGTGATCCTATTAATAGATGAAGCAGATGCTATTTTTGCAAAAAGATCTACTGATGTAAAAGACACAAGAGACAAATATGCCAATCAGGAAATGTCCTATTTGCTTCAAAGAATCGAACGATATAATGGCATCGTGATCCTCACCACCAATGTTTCCGATATTCGAAAACATATAGACAAAGCCATGCTTAGAAGGGTAGAACTGATCATCGATTTTCCATTCCCATTATATGCAGAACGAAAGCAATTATGGTCGTTAAGTTTACCTCAAGGATATGAATATAAAGATGGTGTGGTAGAACATATCGCAGAAAACTACCAACTGAATGGATCTAATATCAGTAATATTGCTTCTTCATTAATGGTAGAATGTATTCTCCAAGACAAAAAAGAAATCAGTTTGGAAGAAGTACTGCCAAAAATCCAACATGAACTATACAAAAGAAGTGCAAAGTTTACCGAATGTAAAGACAGTTCTCATACAGCTATAGAACAAAGAACTGGAGGTGGAGTTCTGAGTGGGTTGGGGAGTAGGTTGAGTTTTTAA
- a CDS encoding leucine-rich repeat domain-containing protein, translating to MINKLLITILLFFFSCSTKDNLGQKLNKNDSDLINKIQEKYADKIKYSIKDNHVSCVDLIKMGELESFPDEIKQLSKLDSLHISKTSINNKKLDLRSIKGLKYLYLGHLNLDEYQLLFNENINEIVIYFCTFNKFPEAINNADLKKISFYTGEDYENILPKTLTYPNLEEIYFNGVDFGTYPDIISNKLIKLELHNTEILQELPKSYCKNKFETLQFSRCEKLSNLNGLLKNSQESLKNFEFVKMNDMATIPFDDLSKCKNLEKLRISGQYWNHMKDESVYDVFYGFKNLKTLIYRDLPVERILPEIKNLQKLEYLSFYGCYVKTVPKEIRDLPNLEALILTGTSVESLPAEMFDVDRVNKTRLEVDGGWGVIPEFLSEKDVERGYKIEE from the coding sequence ATGATAAATAAACTATTAATAACAATACTACTATTCTTCTTCTCATGTTCTACAAAAGATAATTTAGGGCAGAAATTAAATAAGAATGATTCAGACTTAATTAATAAAATTCAAGAAAAATATGCTGATAAGATTAAATATTCAATCAAAGATAATCATGTAAGCTGTGTTGATTTGATTAAAATGGGAGAATTAGAATCTTTCCCAGATGAGATAAAACAATTATCAAAATTAGATTCTCTTCATATATCTAAAACAAGTATTAATAATAAGAAATTAGATTTAAGAAGTATAAAAGGTTTAAAATATCTTTATCTTGGTCATCTTAATTTAGATGAATATCAGTTACTATTTAATGAAAATATTAATGAAATAGTAATATATTTTTGCACTTTCAATAAATTTCCTGAAGCAATAAACAATGCAGATTTAAAAAAAATATCTTTTTATACAGGAGAAGATTATGAAAATATTTTACCTAAAACATTGACTTACCCAAATCTAGAGGAAATCTATTTTAATGGAGTTGACTTTGGAACATATCCAGATATAATAAGTAATAAACTTATAAAATTAGAACTCCATAATACAGAAATACTTCAAGAGCTTCCTAAGAGTTACTGTAAAAACAAATTTGAAACTTTGCAATTTTCTAGATGTGAGAAACTTTCAAACCTAAACGGGCTACTAAAAAACAGCCAAGAATCATTAAAGAATTTTGAGTTTGTTAAAATGAATGATATGGCTACCATACCCTTTGATGATTTATCCAAATGTAAAAACTTGGAAAAACTTCGTATAAGTGGCCAATATTGGAATCATATGAAGGATGAAAGTGTGTATGATGTCTTTTATGGTTTCAAAAACTTAAAAACTTTAATTTATAGAGATCTTCCAGTAGAAAGAATATTACCAGAGATAAAAAATCTTCAAAAATTGGAGTATTTATCTTTTTATGGTTGTTATGTTAAAACAGTACCAAAAGAAATTAGAGATCTTCCAAATCTTGAAGCTTTAATTTTGACAGGAACCAGTGTTGAGTCACTTCCAGCAGAAATGTTTGATGTGGATAGAGTTAATAAAACGCGACTAGAAGTAGATGGAGGATGGGGTGTAATCCCAGAATTCTTAAGTGAAAAAGATGTAGAAAGAGGTTATAAAATTGAAGAATAA